In one Papilio machaon chromosome 15, ilPapMach1.1, whole genome shotgun sequence genomic region, the following are encoded:
- the LOC106713105 gene encoding chromosome transmission fidelity protein 18 homolog — protein MSDFPDPDEEYELMYSDELELMKENEDKTDSNPVKQKSLPAKRSLDFSSHISKNTDLQEKLESNTKDNDINLTPSLQNMEEVLAQTNVPSKRTAEDLFGDIDDIDFDNLELPSKRQKTDEENDFDLINKILEGRRLKQLLTEPASGRNMKTKVNFDVKENISINIPKWPFMPLTNSDGDRIYIRLESEDYWNKSLEMDTEQLSLRSTYSSAWEEAQKILEKKEQKSLKEDDTPMIDIGEHNTCLWVEKYRPSSYIDLLSEEPVNRALLHWLHLWDKVVFKKEVKTKDPQQRTTFSKRAGQFQLTNKWKGKKESEPEIDDDGRPHHKVALLCGPPGVGKTTLAHLLARLAGYRPVELNASDDRSTEAFRSALVSATSMRSVMDVDKRPNCLILDEIDGAPTQTVELLVKWCTTTVAEGAKKKSKTQPLRRPVIAICNDLYATSLRPLRPVALTVTVGSVSAARLASRLAVVASYERLRVETKVLSALATRAGGDIRTALHVLNFLRAKTKLTIKDIENVAIGTKDTSKSIMQALQAVFTLDDSNTEAFHRIIQAAGEYDRLVEGIFENYITARVDTRLHIASETMSWLGYYDIVQAWTMRCQNYSLYGTLPLCIARCHRLLATRTYHKLKFPMQAQEMYRKKVELDSILVSVWRGSGPHVVNNRNALKLDVIPLLPYLLTPTLRSANIQLCSESERNTVRTCAGALCDYGLRYVQQRASDGLYTYQLEPDVYKIAFMGTEERIRPQPAIRQAIAREQQLEIIRRNEEMTARVKPRKIDENIKKMEEKLVYVSEKESRLPNHLQRLKPKSIEKRIPQVHKDFFGRIVPMAQIQRQEALPDVISSSGVFYQYREGFNNAVRRNVRLRDLL, from the exons ATGTCTGATTTTCCCGACCCCGATGAAGAATACGAGCTTATGTATTCAGACGAGCTTGaattaatgaaagaaaatgaAGATAAAACAG ATTCTAACCCAGTTAAACAAAAATCTCTACCAGCAAAACGAAGTTTAGATTTTTCGTCCCATATATCCAAAAATACAGATCTGCAAGAAAAATTGGAATCTAATACAAAAGACAATGATATTAACTTGACACCTAGTTTGCAAAACATGGAAGAAGTCTTGGCACAAACAAATGTGCCCAGTAAAAGAACTGCCGAGGATTTATTTGGTGACATAGATGATATAGATTTTGACAATCTTGAACTACCAAGTAAAAGGCAAAAGACTGATGAGGAAaatgattttgatttaataaataagattttggAAGGAAGAAGACTTAAACAATTGCTTACGGAGCCTGCAAGTGGTAGGAATATGAAGACAAAAGTTAACTTTGATGTCAAGGAAAATATATCAATCAATATTCCAAa ATGGCCATTTATGCCGTTAACAAATTCAGATGGGGATCGTATTTACATAAGACTGGAGTCTGAAGATTATTGGAATAAATCTTTGGAAATGGACACAGAACAGTTGTCTTTAAGGTCTACTTACTCATCTGCTTGGGAAGAGGCacaaaaaatt ttAGAGAAAAAGGAGCAAAAATCATTGAAAGAAGATGATACACCCATGATAGATATAGGAGAGCATAATACTTGTTTGTGGGTAGAAAAGTACAGACCTAGTTCATATATAGATCTATTATCAGAGGAACCTGTCAACAGAGCTTTATTACATTGGCTGCATTTGTGGGATAAG GTAGTGTTCAAGAAAGAAGTGAAAACAAAAGACCCACAACAACGTACCACTTTCAGCAAGCGAGCTGGACAATTTCAACTAACCAACAAGTGGAAAGGTAAAAAGGAATCTGAACCGGAGATAGATGATGATGGAAGACCTCATCATAAAGTAGCACTTCTATGTGGACCACCAGGAGTGGGGAAGACAACTTTGGCACACTTACTGGCGAGATTGGCTG GTTACAGGCCAGTAGAGCTGAATGCATCAGATGACAGAAGTACAGAAGCATTTAGATCAGCGTTGGTGAGTGCCACCTCAATGAGGTCGGTCATGGATGTTGATAAAAGACCTAATTGTCTTATACTAG atGAGATAGATGGTGCACCAACACAAACAGTGGAACTGTTGGTGAAGTGGTGCACCACAACAGTAGCGGAGGGGGCCAAGAAGAAATCCAAGACTCAACCACTGCGGAGACCTGTCATAGCTATATGTAATGACTTGTACGCTACTTCTTTAAGACCTTTGAg GCCAGTAGCGCTGACAGTGACAGTGGGCAGTGTGTCAGCAGCGAGGTTGGCATCACGTCTTGCTGTGGTGGCAAGCTATGAGAGGCTGAGGGTGGAGACAAAGGTGCTGAGTGCTCTCGCCACACGAGCTGGTGGTGACATACGTACTGCCTTACATGTCCTCAACTTCCTGCGAGCTAAGACTAAG TTGACAATAAAAGACATAGAGAATGTAGCAATCGGCACAAAGGATACAAGCAAGAGTATAATGCAAGCGTTGCAAGCTGTGTTCACATTGGACGATAGCAACACTGAAGCTTTCCACAGGATCATACAAGCTGCTGGAGAATATGATAG ATTAGTTGAGggtatatttgaaaattatataacagcTCGCGTTGACACCCGTCTCCATATAGCATCGGAGACAATGAGCTGGTTAGGATACTATGACATAGTGCAGGCGTGGACAATGCGGTGTCAGAATTATTCCCTCTATGGTACATTGCCACTCTGTATAGCGCGGTGTCATAGACTGCTCGCTACAAGGACATATCATAAGTTGAAGTTTCCTATGCAAGCGCAGGAG ATGTACCGTAAGAAAGTAGAACTAGATAGCATATTGGTGTCAGTGTGGCGAGGCAGTGGACCTCACGTGGTCAACAATAGAAATGCATTGAAATTGGATGTGATACCACTCTTACCTTATTTATTGACACCCACGTTACGATCTGCTAATATACAG TTGTGCAGTGAGAGCGAACGTAACACAGTACGTACTTGCGCAGGCGCATTGTGTGACTACGGGCTGAGATACGTGCAGCAGCGTGCGTCTGACGGACTGTATACATATCAGCTGGAACCTGATGTATATAAGATCGCTTTTATgg gTACGGAAGAAAGAATAAGACCTCAACCAGCGATACGACAGGCTATAGCTAGAGAACAACAACTTGAAATTATCAGGAGAAACGAAGAGATG acaGCAAGAGTAAAACCAAGGAAAattgatgaaaatattaagaaaatggAAGAAAAGTTAGTATATGTTTCGGAAAAAGAATCTCGATTACCAAATCACTTGCAACGTTTGAAGCCTAAAAGTATTGAAAAACGTATTCCTCAG GTACATAAAGATTTCTTCGGAAGAATAGTACCGATGGCGCAGATACAGCGACAAG AGGCGTTACCCGACGTGATATCATCCAGCGGTGTGTTCTACCAGTACAGGGAGGGATTCAACAACGCCGTGCGACGGAATGTGCGCCTCAGAGATTTACTTTAA